A genome region from Labrys wisconsinensis includes the following:
- a CDS encoding amidohydrolase family protein, whose product MPFDLVVKNATLPDGRTGQDIAVAGERIAAVEPGIAAEAGRVIDAAGRLVSPPFVDSHFHMDATLSLGIPRLNQSGTLLEGIALWGELKPLLTQEAVVERALRYCDLAVSQGLLAVRSHVDICDDRLLAVEALLHVKAAVKPYLDLQLVAFPQDGYYRSPSAARNLDRALDMGVDVVGGIPHFERTMADGAASVRALCEIAERRGLMVDLHCDESDDPLSRHVETLAAEAQRLGLGGRTVGSHLTSMHSMDNYYVSKLLPLLLEAGVAAIANPLINITLQGRHDTYPRRRGLTRIPEMRALGIPVALGQDCAMDPWYGLGGADMLDVAHMAVHAVPMTSREAIRWSFGAVTAIPAAIMGLEGYGLEPGCNADFVLLQAADPIEAIRLRATRLAVVRRGRVIAETPPRLARLGLEGRPTGVDPAGYAPRVAAN is encoded by the coding sequence ATGCCGTTCGATCTGGTCGTCAAGAACGCCACCCTGCCGGACGGTCGGACCGGCCAGGACATCGCCGTCGCCGGCGAGCGGATCGCAGCGGTCGAGCCCGGCATCGCCGCCGAGGCCGGGCGGGTGATCGACGCGGCCGGACGACTGGTATCGCCCCCCTTCGTCGACAGCCACTTCCATATGGACGCGACGCTGTCGCTCGGGATCCCGAGGCTCAACCAGTCCGGCACGCTCCTGGAGGGCATCGCGCTCTGGGGCGAGCTGAAGCCGCTCCTGACCCAGGAGGCGGTGGTGGAGCGGGCGCTGCGCTATTGCGACCTGGCCGTCAGCCAGGGCCTGCTGGCGGTCCGCAGCCATGTCGACATCTGCGACGACCGGCTGCTCGCCGTCGAGGCGCTGCTGCACGTCAAGGCTGCGGTGAAGCCCTATCTCGACCTGCAGCTCGTCGCCTTCCCGCAGGACGGCTATTATCGCTCGCCAAGCGCGGCCCGCAATCTCGACCGGGCCCTCGACATGGGCGTCGACGTGGTCGGCGGCATCCCGCATTTCGAACGGACCATGGCCGACGGCGCCGCCTCGGTGCGGGCGCTGTGCGAGATCGCCGAGCGGCGCGGCCTGATGGTCGACCTGCATTGCGACGAGAGCGACGACCCGCTGTCGCGCCATGTCGAGACCCTGGCGGCGGAGGCCCAGCGCCTCGGCCTCGGCGGCCGGACGGTGGGCTCGCACCTCACCTCCATGCATTCCATGGACAATTACTACGTCTCCAAGCTGCTGCCGCTGCTGCTGGAGGCGGGCGTGGCGGCAATCGCCAATCCGTTGATCAACATCACGCTGCAGGGCCGGCACGACACCTATCCGCGCCGCCGCGGCCTCACCCGCATCCCCGAGATGCGGGCGCTGGGCATCCCGGTGGCGCTCGGCCAGGACTGCGCCATGGACCCCTGGTACGGCCTCGGCGGCGCCGACATGCTCGACGTCGCTCATATGGCGGTGCACGCCGTGCCGATGACCAGCCGCGAGGCGATCCGCTGGAGCTTCGGCGCGGTGACGGCGATCCCGGCCGCCATCATGGGCCTGGAAGGCTACGGCCTCGAGCCCGGCTGCAACGCCGACTTCGTGCTGCTGCAGGCCGCCGATCCGATCGAGGCGATCCGCCTGCGCGCCACCCGCCTCGCCGTGGTGCGACGGGGCCGGGTGATTGCCGAGACGCCGCCGCGGCTGGCGCGGCTCGGGTTGGAGGGGCGGCCGACGGGCGTCGATCCTGCGGGCTACGCGCCGCGGGTGGCGGCAAATTGA
- a CDS encoding type II toxin-antitoxin system ParD family antitoxin, with the protein MSATEKRTFSLPTEQAAFIDQLVAKGTYATSSEVIRAGLRALQERDAAVERWLREEVVPAYDEMKAHPERAIPLEQVMEELRTRQATRIKGGV; encoded by the coding sequence ATGTCCGCCACCGAGAAACGTACCTTCAGCCTCCCGACCGAGCAGGCCGCGTTCATCGACCAACTGGTCGCGAAGGGAACCTATGCCACGAGCAGCGAAGTCATCCGCGCGGGGCTGCGCGCTCTTCAAGAGCGCGATGCGGCGGTCGAGCGGTGGCTCCGCGAAGAGGTCGTGCCTGCCTATGACGAGATGAAGGCGCACCCTGAGCGGGCCATTCCTCTCGAGCAGGTCATGGAGGAACTCCGCACTCGCCAGGCCACCCGCATCAAGGGGGGCGTGTGA
- a CDS encoding type II toxin-antitoxin system RelE/ParE family toxin, with the protein MGAFCARLETASERGHRRDDIRLGLRVVGFEKRVVVAFTVDDERVTILRIFRGGVDWERAL; encoded by the coding sequence ATCGGAGCTTTCTGCGCGCGGCTGGAGACGGCTTCGGAGCGAGGACATCGCCGCGACGATATCCGCCTGGGTCTGCGCGTCGTCGGTTTCGAAAAACGCGTCGTCGTGGCCTTCACGGTCGATGATGAGCGTGTGACCATCCTCCGCATCTTCCGTGGCGGAGTTGATTGGGAACGGGCGCTATGA
- the parE gene encoding DNA topoisomerase IV subunit B, with protein sequence MTDTTDLFAAGGAPKAKPAETRKPDPIRAAAPRPATPDEANYGASSIEVLEGLEPVRVRPGMYVGSTGPEGDGLHHLFAEVIDNSMDEAVAGHATFIEVELGADGFIAVTDNGRGMPVEPHPKFPDKSAVEVIMTKLHAGGKFDSKVYETSGGLHGVGVSVVNALSEHLEVEVARGRELYRQRFSRGLPQGKLDHVGPAPNRRGTKVRFKPDALIFKHGTAFDPKRVFKMTRSKAYLFRGIEIRWKCDPALLAGVSDVPAEEVFKFPRGLEDYLRAATEGLPLVTEQMFCKAADRPGGHGSAEWAIAFLAEDEGFVSSYCNTIPTKDGGTHEQGLRIAMLRALKDHAERVGNKRAAQITTEDIMATSAVMLSVFVREPEFAGQTKDKLVTIEASRMVEQAIKDPLDHWLADSPSQAAKLLDFVVERAEERLRRRAEKDIARKTATRKLRLPGKLADCTNNAAQGSELFIVEGDSAGGSAKQARDRANQAILPLRGKILNVAAAGRDKLAQNQQLQDLGQALGCGMGSHYRDDDLRYEKIVIMTDADVDGAHIASLLITFFWRQMPRLIERGHLYLAAPPLYRLTQGTRSVYARDEAHRDELLASVFKGSQKVEVNRFKGLGEMMPAQLKETTMDPKKRTLLQVTVVDDERADTSGSVERLMGNKPEARFAFIQERAAFAGELVDI encoded by the coding sequence ATGACCGACACGACCGATCTCTTCGCCGCCGGCGGCGCGCCCAAGGCCAAGCCCGCCGAGACCCGCAAGCCCGATCCGATCCGGGCCGCCGCCCCGCGCCCGGCGACGCCCGACGAGGCCAATTACGGCGCTTCCTCCATCGAGGTGCTGGAGGGGCTGGAGCCCGTGCGCGTGCGGCCGGGCATGTATGTCGGCTCCACCGGCCCGGAAGGCGACGGCCTGCACCACCTCTTCGCCGAGGTGATCGACAATTCCATGGACGAGGCCGTGGCCGGCCATGCCACCTTCATCGAGGTGGAGCTCGGCGCCGACGGCTTCATCGCCGTCACCGACAACGGCCGCGGCATGCCGGTCGAGCCGCACCCCAAGTTCCCCGACAAGTCGGCGGTCGAGGTCATCATGACCAAGCTGCACGCCGGGGGTAAGTTCGACAGCAAGGTCTACGAGACCTCGGGCGGCCTGCACGGCGTCGGCGTCTCGGTGGTCAACGCCCTCTCCGAGCATCTGGAAGTCGAGGTGGCGCGCGGACGAGAGCTCTACCGCCAGCGCTTCTCGCGCGGCCTGCCGCAGGGCAAGCTCGACCATGTCGGCCCGGCCCCCAACCGGCGCGGCACCAAGGTGCGCTTCAAGCCGGATGCGCTGATCTTCAAGCACGGCACCGCCTTCGACCCCAAGCGCGTGTTCAAGATGACGCGCTCGAAGGCCTACCTGTTCCGCGGCATCGAGATCCGCTGGAAATGCGATCCCGCGCTCCTTGCCGGGGTCAGCGACGTGCCGGCGGAGGAAGTGTTCAAGTTCCCGCGCGGCCTGGAGGATTATCTGCGCGCCGCCACCGAGGGCCTGCCTCTGGTCACCGAGCAGATGTTCTGCAAGGCGGCGGACCGGCCCGGCGGCCACGGCTCGGCCGAATGGGCCATCGCCTTCCTGGCCGAGGACGAGGGCTTCGTCTCCTCCTACTGCAACACCATCCCGACCAAGGACGGCGGCACCCACGAGCAGGGCCTGCGCATCGCCATGCTGCGCGCCCTCAAGGACCATGCCGAGCGTGTCGGCAACAAGCGCGCGGCCCAGATCACCACCGAGGACATCATGGCGACCTCGGCCGTGATGCTGTCGGTGTTCGTGCGCGAGCCCGAATTCGCCGGCCAGACCAAGGACAAGCTCGTCACCATCGAGGCGAGCCGCATGGTCGAGCAGGCGATCAAGGATCCCCTCGACCACTGGCTCGCCGACAGCCCGTCCCAGGCGGCCAAGCTGCTCGACTTCGTGGTCGAGCGGGCCGAGGAGCGCCTGCGCCGCCGGGCCGAGAAGGATATTGCCCGCAAGACCGCGACCCGCAAGCTGCGCCTGCCCGGCAAGCTCGCAGATTGCACGAACAACGCCGCGCAAGGCTCTGAATTGTTTATCGTCGAAGGCGATTCGGCCGGTGGCTCCGCCAAGCAGGCCCGTGACCGCGCCAACCAAGCGATCCTGCCGTTGCGCGGCAAGATCCTCAACGTCGCGGCTGCCGGGCGCGACAAGCTGGCGCAGAACCAGCAGCTTCAGGACCTCGGCCAGGCGCTCGGCTGCGGCATGGGCTCGCACTATCGCGACGACGACCTGCGCTACGAGAAGATCGTGATCATGACGGACGCCGACGTCGACGGCGCCCATATCGCCTCGCTCCTGATCACTTTCTTCTGGCGGCAGATGCCGCGCCTGATCGAGCGCGGCCACCTCTACCTCGCGGCGCCCCCGCTCTATCGCCTGACCCAGGGCACCAGGTCGGTCTATGCCCGCGACGAAGCCCATCGGGACGAATTGCTCGCCAGCGTGTTCAAGGGCAGCCAGAAGGTCGAGGTCAACCGCTTCAAGGGTCTGGGCGAGATGATGCCGGCCCAGCTCAAGGAGACCACCATGGACCCGAAGAAGCGCACGCTGCTGCAGGTGACCGTGGTGGACGACGAGCGTGCCGACACATCGGGCTCGGTCGAGCGGCTGATGGGCAACAAGCCCGAGGCCCGCTTCGCCTTCATCCAGGAACGCGCCGCCTTCGCCGGCGAGCTGGTGGATATCTGA
- a CDS encoding cell envelope integrity EipB family protein, giving the protein MRMTQTAGIVAAGLAAGLLFAAPGRATDAVPAAAVTPPAVVKPVAFAAHRAVYDLSLGETRGSSSVESIRGRIVYDFSGNACEGYALKFRQVTEIGVSGGGSNISDLRSTTFEDDKGKSFQFNSQNFLNQHLDTSIDGSADREDSGAVDVALKKPRKAQFELPHDVVFPTGQMKAVIEAAEAGQNVYESKIYDGSDGGEKVYSTLAVIGKKIPADRPREGAAAGRKELDGVDRWPVTISYFDPTKATAGEQTPVYSIAFDIYANGISGSIRLDYGDFTLKGTMAALDFLPQTACP; this is encoded by the coding sequence ATGCGGATGACACAGACGGCCGGGATCGTGGCGGCGGGATTGGCCGCGGGCCTGCTGTTCGCCGCCCCCGGCCGCGCCACCGACGCAGTGCCCGCCGCCGCGGTGACGCCTCCGGCCGTGGTGAAGCCGGTTGCCTTCGCGGCGCATCGTGCGGTCTACGACCTCAGCCTCGGCGAGACGCGGGGCTCGTCCAGCGTCGAATCGATCCGCGGCCGCATCGTCTACGACTTCTCCGGCAATGCCTGCGAGGGCTATGCCCTGAAGTTCCGGCAGGTCACCGAGATCGGCGTCAGCGGCGGCGGCTCCAACATCTCGGACCTGCGTTCGACGACCTTCGAGGACGACAAGGGCAAGAGCTTCCAGTTCAATTCGCAGAACTTCCTCAACCAGCACCTCGACACCTCGATCGACGGCAGCGCCGATCGCGAGGACAGCGGCGCGGTCGACGTGGCGCTGAAGAAGCCGCGCAAGGCCCAGTTCGAGCTGCCGCACGACGTGGTGTTCCCCACCGGCCAGATGAAGGCGGTGATCGAGGCGGCCGAGGCGGGACAGAACGTCTACGAGTCCAAGATCTATGACGGTTCCGACGGCGGCGAGAAGGTCTATTCGACCCTCGCGGTGATCGGCAAGAAGATCCCGGCCGACCGGCCGCGCGAGGGCGCGGCGGCCGGGCGCAAGGAGCTCGACGGCGTCGACCGCTGGCCCGTGACCATCTCCTATTTCGATCCGACCAAGGCGACGGCCGGCGAGCAGACGCCGGTCTATTCCATCGCCTTCGACATCTACGCCAACGGCATCTCGGGGAGCATCCGGCTCGACTACGGCGACTTCACGCTGAAGGGCACGATGGCCGCGCTCGATTTCCTGCCGCAGACGGCGTGCCCGTGA
- a CDS encoding phosphatase PAP2 family protein, translating to MSEAEPGRARRLAALRAVWRKLAGPPRAVLRASGGRRLVAAVGVAVLATAAAMLLLDPIGLDAVGTWSRSTMRVFRTITSFGDSAWYLVPSGLALIALGFVPPASRRVEAALGEIWLRFAFFFLAVAGTGIAVNVGKRLIGRVRPLHVEPGMVWHFEPLGWKSAAASFPSGHATTAFAVVTALALLGGPRFVRLGLPWLVAGALLVCLSRVVLGAHFPSDVMAGALFGTLGTWWFAHFLARRRLVFRQTAPGALALRGAHASKTLRAVLAGDKVS from the coding sequence ATGAGTGAGGCCGAACCGGGGCGCGCACGGCGTCTCGCCGCCCTGCGCGCCGTCTGGCGGAAACTGGCCGGCCCGCCGCGCGCCGTCCTGCGCGCCTCCGGCGGACGGCGCCTCGTCGCCGCAGTCGGCGTCGCCGTCCTCGCCACTGCCGCCGCCATGCTGCTGCTCGATCCGATCGGGCTCGATGCCGTCGGCACCTGGTCGCGCTCGACCATGCGCGTCTTCCGTACCATCACCAGTTTCGGCGATTCCGCCTGGTACCTCGTGCCCTCCGGCCTGGCGCTGATCGCCCTCGGCTTCGTGCCGCCGGCCTCGCGGCGGGTGGAGGCCGCCCTCGGCGAGATCTGGCTGCGGTTCGCCTTCTTCTTCCTGGCGGTGGCGGGCACGGGCATCGCGGTCAATGTCGGCAAGCGGCTGATCGGGCGAGTGCGCCCGCTGCATGTCGAGCCCGGCATGGTCTGGCATTTCGAGCCGCTGGGCTGGAAGTCGGCGGCAGCGAGCTTTCCCTCCGGCCATGCCACCACCGCCTTCGCCGTGGTGACGGCGCTGGCGCTGCTCGGCGGCCCGCGCTTCGTCCGCCTCGGCCTGCCCTGGCTCGTCGCCGGCGCGCTGCTGGTCTGCCTCAGCCGCGTGGTGCTCGGCGCCCATTTCCCCTCGGACGTCATGGCCGGCGCCCTGTTCGGCACGCTTGGAACCTGGTGGTTTGCGCATTTTCTGGCGCGGCGCCGGCTGGTTTTCCGGCAAACCGCGCCGGGCGCTCTTGCCTTGCGGGGGGCGCATGCGTCAAAGACGCTGCGCGCCGTCCTGGCGGGTGACAAGGTTTCCTGA
- a CDS encoding glycosyltransferase family 2 protein, translated as MQSDPSPVEVSVVVPVRNEAGNVAPLVAEIEAALAGRLAFEVVYVDDGSTDGTAAELGRLAAEKPFLRSMHHDVSCGQSCAVRTGARAARGTIIVTMDGDGQNNPVYIPALVEALTRGGPGTGLVAGQRLGRKDTGFKRWQSRTANAVRSRVLRDGTRDTGCGLKAIRREVYLALPYFDALHRFMPALVKREGFAIAYVDVVDRPRLTGTSNYGFFDRLWVGIMDLAGVWWLIRRRRRVPVVREIGGHAG; from the coding sequence ATGCAGTCCGATCCATCGCCGGTCGAGGTCAGCGTGGTCGTGCCCGTGCGCAACGAGGCCGGCAACGTCGCGCCGCTGGTGGCCGAGATCGAGGCCGCGCTGGCGGGGCGCCTGGCCTTCGAGGTGGTCTATGTCGACGATGGCTCGACCGACGGCACGGCGGCCGAGCTCGGCCGGCTGGCGGCCGAGAAGCCGTTCCTGCGGTCGATGCACCACGACGTCTCCTGCGGCCAGTCCTGCGCGGTGCGCACCGGGGCGCGGGCCGCGCGCGGGACGATCATCGTCACCATGGACGGCGACGGCCAGAACAACCCGGTCTATATCCCGGCGCTGGTCGAGGCGCTGACGCGCGGCGGCCCCGGCACCGGCCTCGTCGCCGGCCAGCGGCTCGGGCGCAAGGACACCGGCTTCAAGCGCTGGCAATCCAGGACCGCCAATGCCGTGCGGTCGCGGGTGCTGCGCGACGGCACGCGCGACACCGGCTGCGGCCTCAAGGCGATCCGGCGCGAGGTCTACCTGGCGCTGCCCTATTTCGATGCGCTGCACCGCTTCATGCCGGCGCTGGTCAAGCGCGAGGGCTTTGCCATCGCCTATGTCGACGTGGTCGACCGGCCGCGCCTGACCGGCACCTCCAATTACGGCTTCTTCGACCGGCTCTGGGTCGGCATCATGGATCTTGCCGGCGTGTGGTGGCTGATCCGCCGCCGGCGCCGCGTACCGGTCGTCAGGGAGATCGGCGGTCATGCTGGTTGA
- a CDS encoding lipid-A-disaccharide synthase N-terminal domain-containing protein, whose translation MVDISNAVGGYLHLVFIDKFNGWVVLGLVAQVLFTMRFVVQWLASERAGRSVVPFSFWSFSIGGGALLLLYAIKQQDPVYILGQLFSLFVYFRNVSFVLKERRANRASGGA comes from the coding sequence CTGGTTGACATTTCCAACGCCGTCGGCGGCTATCTGCACTTGGTCTTCATCGACAAGTTCAACGGCTGGGTGGTGCTCGGCCTGGTGGCGCAGGTCCTGTTCACCATGCGCTTCGTCGTGCAGTGGCTGGCCAGCGAGCGGGCGGGACGCAGCGTCGTGCCCTTCAGCTTCTGGTCCTTCTCGATCGGCGGCGGCGCCCTGCTGCTGCTCTACGCCATCAAGCAGCAAGACCCGGTCTATATCCTCGGCCAGCTGTTCAGCCTGTTCGTCTATTTCCGCAACGTGTCCTTCGTGCTGAAGGAGCGCCGGGCCAACCGGGCGTCCGGCGGGGCGTGA
- the metC gene encoding cystathionine beta-lyase produces the protein MKKITKTDLAAFGENTRLVVGGRDPAAQHGFVNPPVYHGSTVLAPTVKDLIGRTQKYVYGRRGTPTSEALEEALAAVEGAAGVVLCPSGLSAVTTALLSCLSAGDHLLMTDSAYGPTRHACDAVLGRFGIETTYYDPRIGGDIAGLMRPNTRAVYLESPGSLTFEVQDVPAIAAAAHARGATVLLDNTWATPLFFKAHAHGVDLAIQAGTKYIVGHSDAMFGTISAAASAWPRLKAFHGDTGLCAGPDDIYLAMRGLRSMGVRLRQHQESGLAVARWLAARSEVQRVLHPALPGDPGHALWQRDFTGASGLFALVLTPAPEAAVEAFLDGLKLFGLGYSWGGFESLAIPFDASPYRTASAWNPGGPCVRLHIGLEDVADLIRDLEEGLERFRRAS, from the coding sequence ATGAAAAAAATCACGAAGACCGACCTTGCCGCCTTCGGCGAGAACACCAGGCTCGTCGTCGGCGGGCGCGATCCGGCGGCGCAGCACGGCTTCGTCAATCCGCCAGTCTACCACGGCTCGACCGTGCTCGCGCCGACGGTGAAGGACCTCATCGGCCGCACCCAGAAATACGTCTATGGCCGGCGCGGCACCCCCACCTCCGAAGCGCTGGAGGAAGCGCTGGCTGCGGTCGAGGGCGCCGCCGGCGTCGTGCTCTGCCCCTCCGGCCTCTCGGCGGTGACCACCGCCCTGCTCTCCTGCCTCTCGGCCGGCGACCATCTCCTGATGACGGACAGCGCCTACGGCCCGACCCGGCACGCCTGCGACGCGGTGCTCGGGCGCTTCGGCATCGAGACCACCTATTACGATCCTCGCATCGGCGGCGACATCGCCGGCCTGATGCGCCCCAACACGCGGGCCGTCTATCTGGAATCGCCGGGATCGCTCACCTTCGAGGTGCAGGACGTGCCGGCCATCGCCGCCGCGGCGCATGCGCGCGGCGCCACCGTGCTCCTCGACAACACCTGGGCGACGCCGCTGTTCTTCAAGGCGCATGCGCACGGCGTCGACCTCGCGATCCAGGCCGGCACCAAATATATCGTCGGCCATTCCGACGCGATGTTCGGCACGATCTCGGCCGCGGCCTCGGCCTGGCCCCGGCTCAAGGCCTTCCATGGCGACACGGGCCTGTGCGCCGGCCCGGACGACATCTATCTCGCCATGCGAGGCCTGCGCTCGATGGGGGTGCGCCTGCGCCAACACCAGGAGAGCGGGCTCGCCGTGGCGCGCTGGCTCGCGGCGCGGTCGGAGGTGCAGCGCGTGCTGCACCCCGCCCTGCCCGGCGATCCCGGCCATGCGCTCTGGCAGCGCGACTTCACCGGCGCCTCCGGCCTGTTCGCCCTCGTGCTGACGCCGGCGCCGGAGGCGGCGGTCGAGGCCTTCCTCGACGGGCTGAAGCTGTTCGGCCTCGGCTATTCCTGGGGCGGCTTCGAGAGCCTCGCCATCCCCTTCGACGCGAGCCCCTACCGCACGGCCTCGGCCTGGAACCCCGGCGGGCCCTGCGTGCGCCTGCATATCGGCCTGGAGGACGTGGCGGACCTCATCCGCGACCTGGAGGAAGGCCTGGAGCGCTTCCGCCGGGCATCGTGA
- a CDS encoding amino acid ABC transporter substrate-binding protein, producing MKTRILAAAFGAALAWGATAASATTLETVKNRGQLICGSNPGLAGFGAPNDKGEWSGFDVDYCRAIAAAIFGDPTKVKFVPLSAKDRFTSLSSGDIDVLVRNTTWTLGRDTQNMDFPATNFYDGQGFMVKKSAKISSALELSGATVCVQQGTTTELNLADFFRANNLPFQAVTFATSDETRQAYDSGRCDAFTTDASGLYAERLKLTNPDDNIVLPEIISKEPLGPAVRHGDNQWGDIVRWVHFALLTAEEDGVTQANVDEMLKSDKPDIKRLLGTEGDFGKALGLENNWAYNIIKSLGNYGEIFDRNVGAGSPLKIDRGLNALWTKKGLQYAPPIR from the coding sequence ATGAAGACCAGAATTCTCGCGGCAGCTTTCGGCGCTGCTCTCGCCTGGGGCGCGACGGCGGCCAGCGCGACCACGCTCGAGACCGTCAAGAACCGCGGCCAGCTGATCTGCGGCTCCAATCCGGGCCTGGCCGGCTTCGGCGCTCCGAACGACAAGGGCGAGTGGTCCGGTTTCGACGTCGATTATTGCCGCGCCATCGCGGCGGCGATCTTCGGGGACCCGACCAAGGTGAAGTTCGTGCCGCTCTCGGCCAAGGACCGCTTCACCTCGCTCTCCTCGGGCGACATCGACGTCCTGGTGCGCAACACCACCTGGACGCTCGGGCGCGACACCCAGAACATGGACTTCCCGGCGACGAATTTCTACGACGGCCAGGGCTTCATGGTGAAGAAGTCGGCCAAGATCTCCTCGGCGCTCGAGCTTTCCGGCGCCACGGTCTGCGTGCAGCAGGGCACGACCACGGAGCTCAACCTCGCCGACTTCTTCCGCGCCAACAACCTGCCCTTCCAGGCGGTCACCTTCGCCACCTCGGACGAGACGCGCCAGGCCTATGATTCCGGGCGTTGCGACGCCTTCACCACCGACGCCTCGGGCCTCTATGCCGAGCGGCTGAAGCTGACCAACCCGGACGACAACATCGTCCTGCCGGAGATCATCTCCAAGGAGCCGCTCGGGCCGGCCGTCCGTCACGGCGACAACCAGTGGGGCGACATCGTGCGCTGGGTGCACTTCGCCCTGCTCACCGCCGAGGAGGACGGGGTGACCCAGGCCAATGTCGACGAGATGCTGAAGTCCGACAAGCCGGACATCAAGCGTCTGCTCGGCACCGAGGGCGATTTCGGCAAGGCGCTCGGCCTGGAGAACAACTGGGCCTACAACATCATCAAGAGCCTGGGCAATTACGGCGAGATCTTCGATCGCAATGTCGGCGCCGGCTCGCCCCTGAAGATCGACCGCGGCCTCAATGCCCTGTGGACCAAGAAAGGTCTGCAATACGCTCCGCCGATCCGCTGA
- a CDS encoding amino acid ABC transporter permease, which produces MTIAAESRSGQSATVWWNDPRIRSTLFQAVLIVVVAGAVAWLIHNTITNMARSHLTSGFDYLAQVAGFPISQRPIDYVVGVSSYGRALAVGMLNTLIVAAIGIVLTTILGFTVGIARLSSNWLIARIATVYVETIRNIPLLLQLLFWYTVLRLPMPVPKQSFNIADSIFINQRGFYFPAPHWGDAAVLSAVALIVGVAATAFYVRWANRRQEATGRRPPVLIVALALVVGLPALVFVLSGSPVTLDYPALKGFNIAGGATVGPEFFALVLGLVIYTASFIAEIVRGGIRAVSYGQTEAARALGLPSGKTLRLVVIPQAIRVIIPPLTNQYLNLTKNSSLAHFIGFPDLVLVNETVMNQTNRSIEGIAIVMSIYLIISLVTAAFMNWFNKRVALVER; this is translated from the coding sequence ATGACGATAGCGGCCGAATCACGATCTGGCCAAAGCGCCACAGTCTGGTGGAACGATCCGAGAATTCGGAGCACCCTTTTTCAAGCCGTGCTGATCGTGGTCGTTGCGGGAGCCGTGGCCTGGCTCATCCACAACACCATCACCAACATGGCGCGGAGCCACCTCACGTCCGGCTTCGACTATCTCGCCCAGGTGGCGGGCTTTCCGATCAGCCAGCGGCCGATCGACTATGTCGTCGGCGTGTCGAGCTACGGGCGCGCGCTGGCCGTCGGCATGCTCAACACGCTGATCGTCGCCGCCATCGGCATCGTGCTGACCACGATCCTGGGCTTCACCGTCGGCATCGCCCGGCTTTCCTCCAACTGGCTGATCGCCAGGATCGCCACCGTCTATGTCGAGACGATCCGCAACATCCCGCTCCTGCTGCAGCTCCTGTTCTGGTACACGGTGCTGCGCCTGCCGATGCCGGTGCCGAAGCAGTCGTTCAACATCGCCGACAGCATCTTCATCAACCAGCGCGGCTTCTATTTCCCCGCGCCGCATTGGGGCGACGCCGCCGTCCTCAGCGCGGTCGCGCTGATCGTCGGCGTCGCCGCCACGGCGTTCTACGTCCGATGGGCCAATCGGCGGCAGGAGGCGACCGGCCGCCGGCCGCCGGTGCTGATCGTCGCGCTGGCCCTGGTCGTCGGCCTGCCCGCGCTGGTGTTCGTCCTGAGCGGCTCTCCCGTGACGCTCGACTATCCCGCGCTGAAGGGCTTCAACATCGCCGGCGGCGCCACGGTCGGCCCCGAGTTCTTCGCCCTGGTGCTCGGCCTCGTCATCTACACCGCCTCGTTCATCGCCGAGATCGTGCGCGGGGGCATCCGCGCCGTGTCCTACGGCCAGACCGAGGCGGCGCGGGCCCTCGGCCTTCCCTCCGGAAAGACGCTGCGCCTGGTGGTGATCCCGCAGGCGATCAGGGTGATCATCCCGCCCCTGACCAACCAGTACCTCAACCTCACCAAGAACTCGTCGCTGGCCCATTTCATCGGCTTTCCCGATCTGGTGCTGGTCAACGAGACGGTGATGAACCAGACCAACCGCTCGATCGAGGGCATCGCCATCGTGATGAGCATCTACCTCATCATCAGCCTGGTGACGGCGGCCTTCATGAACTGGTTCAACAAGCGCGTCGCGCTGGTCGAACGGTGA